One genomic window of Branchiostoma floridae strain S238N-H82 chromosome 4, Bfl_VNyyK, whole genome shotgun sequence includes the following:
- the LOC118413164 gene encoding ficolin-1-like, whose product MRIRETGIYMDLLTQPLRCVMTSDAGWTVIQRRTDGSEDFYRNWEDYKTGFGDPAGEFWLGNELLHQITASKCHRLRIRLEDWEGNVAFAEYDFFAVEGESDGYRLRLGAYSGGTAGDGMRKNADNRFTTKDRDNDVWGHHSANNCANLRDGGWWYAACGSSNLNGVYQQFRDAEPVIIDIRYNNAIWWRTWKETYQLYPLMSTEMSMAPYVTETSKAPNTNTA is encoded by the coding sequence ATGCGGATCAGAGAAACCGGAATCTACATGGACCTCCTCACCCAACCCCTGAGATGTGTGATGACGTCAGATGCAGGCTGGACCGTCATCCAACGGCGCACAGACGGCTCTGAGGATTTCTACCGCAACTGGGAGGATTACAAGACGGGATTCGGGGATCCGGCTGGCGAGTTTTGGCTCGGGAACGAGCTCCTTCATCAGATAACGGCCTCGAAGTGCCACCGACTCCGGATCCGGCTAGAGGATTGGGAAGGAAACGTGGCCTTCGCCGAATACGACTTCTTTGCGGTGGAGGGCGAATCGGACGGCTACAGACTGCGCCTCGGTGCGTACAGCGGCGGTACTGCAGGGGACGGGATGAGAAAGAATGCGGACAATCGCTTCAcaaccaaggacagggacaacgACGTTTGGGGACACCATTCCGCAAACAACTGCGCGAACCTCCGCGATGGTGGGTGGTGGTACGCCGCCTGTGGCTCGTCCAACCTGAACGGAGTCTACCAGCAGTTCCGCGACGCTGAACCCGTCATCATTGACATAAGGTACAACAACGCCATATGGTGGCGAACATGGAAAGAGACGTATCAGCTTTACCCCCTTATGTCTACAGAGATGAGTATGGCTCCCTACGTTACAGAAACAAGTAAGGCACCAAACACAAATACGGCGTAA